In the genome of Raphanus sativus cultivar WK10039 chromosome 4, ASM80110v3, whole genome shotgun sequence, one region contains:
- the LOC108853402 gene encoding probable WRKY transcription factor 34 has product MPGFDGNFAVMGQWLDPSPNHKKRSKAELDREVSLEDMENFMQTSTQEKPWYSRNGLSERIAARTGFKIPNLKTQSIFPSPCLAISSPGVRPATLLESPVFLSNPLISPTTGKLSSLTLDETKDEFTDDIATSLALSLDPTKIGSEPDESQAHDSGLGDSMRSSGAAEDDGYNWRKYGQKLVKGSEYPRSYYKCTHPKCEVKKKIERSREGHITEMIYVKAHNHTKPPPTNRRSGTGPSGAGDDMQIDGTEQAGFAGSMQVQSGTQFGYGGVATHAFSKYEEDSKSHMSVSLGYEGQEDESEPKKRKLEASGSTRGTRQPKVVVKTTSDIDILEDGYRWRKYGQKVVKGNPNPRSYYKCTSNGCTVTKHVERASNDLTSVLTTYIGKHNHEVPAARNSSQVSPGSSGTLQGGLATQARNENEHYPMPHSSSEGLVTANSSLFDFHPQLRPPSGFSVYYADQAELSDISVSGLAIGQERFTSLVDPAIGDPAGLMLQLASEPKVEQVSQQELGYSWSSLIDIMSRLQQI; this is encoded by the exons ATGCCTGGTTTTGATGGTAACTTTGCTGTGATGGGACAATGGTTAGACCCTAGTCCTAACCACAAGAAGAGATCCAAAGCTGAACTCGATAGAGAGGTATCTTTAGAAGACATGGAGAATTTTATGCAAACAAGCACTCAAGAGAAACCGTGGTATTCACGCAATGGTCTTAGCGAAAGGATTGCTGCAAGAACCGGGTTTAAAATACCAAATTTAAAGACACAGAGTATTTTTCCATCTCCATGTTTAGCCATCTCTTCTCCTGGTGTTAGACCAGCAACTCTGCTCGAGTCTCCTGTTTTCCTCTCAAACCCTTTG ATATCTCCGACAACCGGAAAGCTCTCATCACTAACTTTAGATGAAACTAAGGATGAATTCACTGACGACATTGCCACATCCTTAGCCTTGAGCCTCGATCCTACAAAGATCGGGTCAGAACCCGATGAGTCCCAAGCACATGACAGTGGTTTAGGAGACTCGATGAGATCGAGTGGTGCAGCTGAAGATGATGGATACAACTGGAGGAAATACGGACAGAAGCTGGTTAAAGGAAGCGAGTATCCACGTAGCTATTACAAGTGCACACACCCGAAGTGTGAGGTCAAGAAGAAGATTGAACGGTCCCGGGAAGGGCATATTACAGAGATGATATACGTGAAAGCTCATAACCACACTAAACCTCCTCCAACAAACCGCCGTTCAGGCACTGGACCATCCGGTGCAGGCGATGACATGCAAATAGATGGTACTGAACAAGCAGGTTTTGCTGGATCAATGCAGGTTCAAAGCGGGACTCAGTTCGGGTATGGTGGTGTAGCAACCCATGCCTTCTCTAAATATGAAGAAGATAGTAAGTCCCACATGAGTGTTTCCCTGGGTTACGAGGGACAAGAAGATGAATCCGAGCCAAAGAAGAG GAAACTTGAAGCGAGTGGATCAACACGAGGAACCCGTCAGCCAAAAGTCGTGGTGAAGACCACAAGTGACATTGACATCCTCGAAGATGGCTATCGCTGGCGCAAGTACGGGCAAAAAGTCGtcaaaggaaaccctaatccaaG GAGTTACTATAAATGCACAAGCAATGGATGTACTGTAACTAAGCATGTGGAGAGAGCTTCTAATGACCTCACGTCCGTACTAACCACTTACATAGGCAAGCACAACCATGAAGTACCAGCTGCACGCAACAGCAGCCAAGTCAGTCCAGGCAGCTCAGGGACCCTCCAAGGCGGTTTAGCTACTCAGGCCCGCAACGAAAATGAGCACTATCCAATGCCACACAGTAGCTCTGAGGGACTGGTCACAGCCAATTCATCACTATTCGACTTCCACCCACAGCTAAGGCCTCCTTCAGGTTTCTCGGTTTACTACGCGGACCAAGCCGAGCTTTCGGATATCTCAGTGTCTGGTTTAGCTATCGGGCAAGAGAGATTTACAAGCCTGGTAGATCCTGCCATTGGTGATCCAGCTGGGCTGATGTTGCAGTTAGCATCAGAGCCGAAGGTGGAACAAGTTTCACAACAGGAACTAGGATATTCGTGGAGCTCATTGATAGATATAATGAGTAGATTACAACAAATATGA
- the LOC108852833 gene encoding COP9 signalosome complex subunit 6b-like: MAPSSSSGLTFKLHPLVMLNISDHFTRVKTQLNPPSSSCATRNIHTTTKVGATSPQNVRVYGCVIGAQRGRTVEIFNSFELVFDPKSDSLDRSFLVKKQELYQKVFPGFYILGWYSTGRDAVESDMHIHKALMDINESPVYVLLNPATNHAQKDLPVTIYESEFHVIDGIAQPIFVNASYTIETVEAERISVDHVAHLKPSDGGSAATQLAAHLTGIHSAIKMLNSRIRVLFQYLVAMQKGDIPCDNSLLRQASSLLRSLPAAHSEKFNDKFLMEYNDKLLMSYLAMITNCTSNMNEVVDKFKTAYAKKSRTGGRTGGMIPFM; the protein is encoded by the exons ATGGCGCCTTCTTCCTCAAGCGGCCTCACCTTCAAGCTCCACCCCTTAGTGATGCTCAACATCTCCGATCACTTCACCAGGGTCAAAACTCAGCTCAACCCTCCATCCTCTTCCTGCGCGACCAGGAACATCCACACCACCACCAAAGTCGGCGCGACGTCTCCGCAGAACGTTAGGGTTTACGGCTGCGTGATCGGTGCGCAGAGAGGCCGAACGGTTGAGATCTTCAATAGCTTCGAGCTTGTGTTCGATCCTAAATCCGATTCCCTTGATAGATCCTTCCTCGTGAAGAAGCAAGAGCTCT ATCAGAAGGTGTTCCCTGGCTTCTACATATTGGGATGGTACTCTACGGGAAGAGACGCTGTTGAATCTGATATGCATATCCACAAAGCT CTGATGGACATTAATGAATCTCCGGTTTATGTTCTTCTCAATCCGGCTACCAATCACGCACAGAAGGATCTCCCTGTGACTATCTATGAAAGTG AGTTCCATGTCATTGATGGGATTGCCCAACCAATTTTCGTGAATGCAAGCTACACGATTGAG ACAGTCGAAGCTGAAAGAATATCGGTTGATCACGTTGCACATCTTAAGCCATCAGATGGAGGCTCAGCAGCGACCCAAT TGGCTGCTCATCTTACTGGCATACACAGTGCCATCAAGATGCTCAATAGCAGAATCAGAGTGCTCTTTCAGTATCTTGTCGCAATGCAGAAAG GTGATATTCCCTGCGACAACTCACTTCTGAGGCAAGCATCTAGTCTGCTCAGAAGTTTGCCTGCTGCACACTCAGAAAAGTTCAATGATAAATTCTTGATG GAGTACAACGACAAGTTGCTGATGTCTTATCTAGCAATGATCACAAACTGTACCAG CAACATGAACGAGGTGGTTGACAAGTTCAAAACTGCATACGCGAAGAAGAGTAGAACAGGCGGTAGAACAGGCGGTATGATTCCGTTCATGTAA
- the LOC108849276 gene encoding uncharacterized protein LOC108849276: protein MKDLSFFFLKKHFLASRMRGRGTRSGFASSCGGDGSTSTLNQHQSIDVRPSITPENTPFGGGSPRTLEDMILQLEVEEDLVRRARLRESYYGSFDNGDDNDDDNLYQPVRMSCVNSSDIMRSARNALNQYPRFSLDGKDAMYRSSFQRQLGAGADVVRHGGPRSNCEDERSQTKRLPRTVAGESVVWCETGVVAKLMGLEMVPVPVKGRRGKDKLGTLLKRERLRRRDQTLDINGLNGQTTEASRSSGGCKAMRPSRAVGSPSRVGGWPTLRFP from the exons ATGAAAGAtctatctttcttcttcctcaagaaACACTTTCTCGCCTCGAGAATGCGAGGACGAGGTACACGTAGCGGCTTTGCGAGCTCTTGTGGTGGCGATGGCTCGACTTCCACGCTAAACCAACATCAAAGCATTGATGTGAGACCATCCATCACACCTGAAAACACTCCTTTTGGTGGAGGGTCTCCGAGAACGTTGGAGGATATGATACTTCAGCTAGAGGTTGAAGAAGATCTTGTTCGGAGAGCTAGGTTACGTGAATCTTACTACGGTTCTTTTGATAATGGCGACGACAATGATGATGATAACTTGTATCAACCCGTTCGAATGTCATGCGTTAACAGTTCCGATATCATGAG GTCGGCGAGGAACGCGTTGAACCAGTACCCACGTTTCTCCCTGGACGGTAAGGATGCGATGTACCGGTCGTCATTCCAGCGCCAGCTAGGCGCCGGTGCAGACGTGGTGAGACATGGTGGGCCTAGATCAAACTGCGAGGACGAACGGAGCCAGACAAAACGGCTGCCTCGGACTGTGGCTGGGGAGAGTGTAGTGTGGTGTGAGACGGGGGTAGTTGCGAAGCTGATGGGTCTGGAGATGGTACCGGTTCCGGTCAAGGGTAGAAGGGGAAAAGATAAGTTGGGGACTCTGCTCAAGAGAGAGCGTCTAAGGAGGAGAGATCAGACTCTCGACATTAACGGTCTCAATGGTCAGACCACCGAAGCTTCACGCTCTTCTGGAGGGTGTAAAGCGATGAGACCGAGCAGAGCGGTCGGTTCACCTAGTCGCGTGGGTGGATGGCCCACACTCCGTTTCCCATAG
- the LOC108849277 gene encoding RGS1-HXK1-interacting protein 1: protein MSETEATGVTDESAPANPTGSDATEHTSIGVVDSVEEAIGGGGAEKWVDGFQRTVKESTDSAIRSARSLRENSTSQFRSIQDFVPHALTQYKTYENAFFSKVTEELINAKEHPAAAAGIGLAAGLVLMRGPRRFLFRRTLGRFQSEEAQFLRAEKHVQELNMSVDLMKKESSKLLERSALAEKDMKRGLSELMDSGNNIHRLAKSVHNCECQAADLMDGLRQIPGREAIKLRAEVASMTSLLRLKRIALNKRIMGMSELGVPV from the exons ATGAGCGAAACGGAAGCAACCGGCGTTACCGACGAATCGGCTCCAGCGAATCCAACTGGTTCTGATGCGACGGAGCATACATCGATCGGGGTGGTTGATTCGGTGGAGGAAGCcataggaggaggaggagcagagAAATGGGTGGATGGTTTCCAGCGTACGGTGAAGGAATCGACGGACTCCGCCATTCGCTCCGCTCGTTCTCTCCGTGAAAACTCCACCTCTCAGTTCCGCTCTATACAG GATTTTGTTCCACATGCTTTGACTCAGTATAAGACCTATGAGAATGCTTTCTTCAGCAAAGTAACTG AAGAATTGATAAACGCAAAGGAGCATCCGGCTGCTGCTGCTGGGATTGGTCTAGCTGCTGGTCTTGTTCTTATGCGAG GCCCTAGAAGATTCTTGTTTCGTCGTACACTCGGCCGGTTTCAGAGCGAAGAG GCACAGTTCTTGAGAGCTGAGAAGCATGTCCAGGAGCTGAACATGTCTGTAGACTTGATGAAAAAGGAGAGCAGTAAATTACTAGAGAGGTCGGCTTTAGCAGAGAAGGATATGAAGCGCGGTCTTTCTGAACTCAT GGACTCTGGAAACAATATACATCGTCTTGCTAAGTCCGTTCACAATTGTGAATGCCAAGCTGCAG ATTTAATGGATGGACTGCGGCAAATTCCTGGGAGGGAAGCTATCAAGCTTAGAGCCGAA GTGGCTTCTATGACTTCGCTCTTGAGACTGAAGAGGATTGCATTGAACAAAAGAATCATGGGGATGTCTGAGCTAGGAGTTCCCGTTTGA